The DNA segment TGCCAAGTAAGAAATCTTATTCTCAAGAGTCTTCAAGGTGCTATCGTCAACAATCCACTTTTTTAAGTGCGATTTTAAGTTTTCAGCCGACAACACTAACGAGTGTTTAAGCATGTCATATATACTGCTAGCTAAAATAGCTGTCGTTATAGATTCTGAAATCAATTTTTCGTCCTTTTTGAGTTCTATATCTCCAATTAACACTTGAAACGACTACGC comes from the Microbulbifer sp. MI-G genome and includes:
- the gapS6a gene encoding GapS6a family protein yields the protein MLIGDIELKKDEKLISESITTAILASSIYDMLKHSLVLSAENLKSHLKKWIVDDSTLKTLENKISYLALDDEMSEAAIEKRLIGSDEIVELIRSIKPRNSTTIIQTHSGQGDNVAGNKVINH